One window from the genome of Candidatus Methylomirabilis lanthanidiphila encodes:
- a CDS encoding molybdate ABC transporter permease, whose protein sequence is MAQISLAPLLLSLKIASLATVAALLLGTPVAWLLARGRFPGRAVLESIVVVPLILPPTVIGYYLLLLVGRQGPLGRILEEGLNIGLIFTWKAAVLASTIAALPLFIKAAQGAFEGIDRRIEDAGLTFKPLLIVLCTITLPLAWRGMLAGAILAFARAMGEFGITLMIAGNIPGRTQTLALAIYDAVQANQPQEANAMSILATAAVLLILVLVARMTKVRY, encoded by the coding sequence ATGGCTCAAATCTCACTGGCCCCCCTGCTTCTATCGTTGAAGATCGCCAGTTTGGCAACGGTGGCCGCGCTGCTGCTTGGCACGCCGGTCGCCTGGCTGCTGGCGCGAGGCCGCTTTCCAGGCAGGGCAGTCCTGGAATCGATCGTAGTGGTTCCGCTGATCTTGCCGCCTACCGTGATCGGCTACTATCTGCTGCTGCTGGTCGGCCGACAAGGGCCTCTTGGGCGTATTCTGGAGGAGGGCCTGAACATCGGCCTCATCTTTACGTGGAAGGCCGCGGTCCTCGCTTCGACCATCGCGGCACTACCGCTGTTCATTAAGGCGGCCCAGGGAGCGTTCGAGGGGATCGATCGTCGGATTGAGGATGCGGGCCTGACGTTCAAACCTCTCCTGATTGTGTTGTGTACCATCACCCTGCCGTTGGCGTGGCGGGGGATGTTGGCCGGAGCGATTCTGGCCTTTGCCAGGGCCATGGGAGAGTTCGGGATTACGCTGATGATCGCAGGGAACATCCCGGGGCGTACCCAGACGCTCGCCCTGGCGATTTATGATGCGGTTCAGGCTAATCAACCGCAGGAGGCCAACGCCATGTCGATCCTGGCAACGGCGGCGGTGCTGCTGATCCTTGTATTGGTGGCTCGGATGACGAAGGTCAGATACTGA
- a CDS encoding ABC transporter, which yields MLELALDRRLSGFHLRTQLTVGDEIAALYGPSGSGKSLTLLAIAGLIRPTSGTIRINGRTVFDAHAGIDLAPHLRHVGLVFQDYALFPHKTVAGNLSFGLARGTPKNKAIDRVGEMLHLLRLESFAQHYPHQLSGGQRQRVALGRALIGHPEILLLDEPFSALDPAVRETLRRELLQMLADFKGTILLVTHDLQEAYLMASTIAILDGGTVLQKGSREEVLHQPRTRRVAEHTAAKNILRGIACHGQEGDWDIVWRGHHLRIDVGGQMAPGEVECCIRPEDVRLVWPDRAEQRVNLLRGRIVHEIGRGLDYLLFVSLSDGDDRGKYDLEIQVRSRLHHLMMLHVGKEVWLSLPPDRLHLLQPDE from the coding sequence ATGCTGGAGCTGGCGCTCGACAGGCGGCTGTCAGGATTCCATCTTCGTACACAACTTACGGTCGGTGATGAGATTGCCGCCCTCTATGGACCGTCAGGCTCCGGTAAAAGTCTGACGCTCCTGGCCATCGCCGGCCTGATCCGACCGACCTCGGGGACGATTCGTATCAACGGTCGAACCGTCTTTGACGCGCACGCCGGAATCGATCTGGCGCCGCACTTGCGACACGTGGGTCTCGTCTTCCAGGACTATGCCCTCTTCCCGCATAAGACGGTAGCGGGGAATCTTTCGTTTGGGCTGGCTCGAGGAACGCCTAAGAATAAGGCGATCGATCGTGTAGGCGAGATGCTGCATCTCCTGCGGTTGGAGTCATTTGCACAGCATTATCCGCATCAGCTTTCAGGCGGACAGCGACAGCGTGTAGCCCTGGGGCGCGCCCTGATCGGCCACCCTGAGATCCTGCTGCTGGATGAGCCGTTTTCCGCCCTTGATCCGGCCGTCCGCGAGACGCTCCGACGGGAGTTGCTTCAGATGCTGGCCGACTTCAAGGGCACGATCCTGCTCGTGACCCACGATCTGCAGGAGGCATATCTGATGGCGTCCACCATCGCCATCCTCGACGGGGGCACGGTGCTTCAGAAGGGAAGTCGAGAGGAGGTACTCCACCAACCGCGTACCCGACGCGTCGCTGAGCATACCGCCGCCAAGAATATCTTGCGAGGTATCGCGTGTCACGGCCAGGAAGGCGACTGGGACATCGTCTGGCGAGGGCACCATCTTCGGATCGATGTCGGCGGGCAGATGGCGCCTGGTGAAGTGGAGTGCTGTATCCGACCGGAAGATGTCAGATTGGTGTGGCCGGACAGGGCGGAGCAACGGGTCAACCTCCTGCGCGGCCGGATCGTACACGAAATCGGGCGCGGTCTGGATTACCTGCTTTTTGTCAGTCTTTCCGATGGGGATGATCGGGGGAAGTATGATCTGGAAATACAGGTTCGAAGCCGACTGCACCACTTGATGATGTTGCATGTGGGAAAAGAGGTATGGCTGTCGTTGCCGCCGGACCGCTTACACCTGCTCCAGCCCGACGAATGA